The Caldanaerobius fijiensis DSM 17918 genome includes a region encoding these proteins:
- a CDS encoding ACT domain-containing protein, which produces MRKDATYYIVDASVLPEIYTKVVQAKELLETGEAKTINEAVKEVGISRSAFYKYKDYVFKYFDHRRYKILTLSMILYHVPGVLSQLLNRVASYGGNILTINQNIPVHQKANVTITIDISKMEGEIKAFIDDLKEIEGVENLEIIAQE; this is translated from the coding sequence TTGAGAAAAGACGCTACTTATTATATTGTCGATGCCAGTGTATTACCTGAAATATATACAAAAGTCGTACAGGCCAAGGAATTATTGGAGACTGGCGAAGCAAAGACTATAAATGAAGCAGTTAAAGAAGTGGGAATAAGTCGGAGTGCTTTCTATAAGTACAAGGATTATGTATTTAAATATTTTGATCACAGAAGATACAAAATATTGACATTGTCCATGATCCTTTATCATGTACCGGGTGTGCTTTCGCAGCTTTTAAACAGGGTGGCATCGTATGGTGGCAATATATTGACTATAAATCAAAATATACCTGTTCATCAAAAAGCTAATGTTACCATTACAATTGACATTTCTAAAATGGAAGGGGAAATAAAGGCTTTTATTGACGACTTAAAGGAAATTGAAGGAGTAGAAAATTTAGAAATCATAGCACAGGAATAA